A window of the Bacillus sp. A301a_S52 genome harbors these coding sequences:
- a CDS encoding sugar ABC transporter permease, with protein sequence MNKIMSDKKIIALYTLPALILLLVLIYVPIVLTGYYGLMDWDGIGPMTFIGLDNYKALISDNLFWNSAYHSLLLAIFSVLSLIIYLAISLVLASQIKGADVFRKIYLIPMLLSSVAIAQLWMRIYHPSNGVMNRFLTSIGIENPPLWLSDTSLVLFAIFVPILWQYAGFYIIIYYAALRNIPNELVEAARIDGATPFQIAFKIKLPLISGVIKVTIVLAVIGSLKYFDLIYVMTDGGPNGASEVMASYMYKLAFRTNDFGYGSAIGFFLLILILLVTYLIRKLTTSREDNVQY encoded by the coding sequence ATGAATAAAATCATGTCAGACAAAAAAATCATTGCTCTTTATACTCTACCAGCTTTGATTCTCTTACTTGTACTCATTTATGTTCCAATTGTATTAACGGGCTATTACGGGTTAATGGATTGGGATGGGATTGGCCCTATGACATTTATCGGCTTGGATAATTATAAGGCGTTAATTTCCGACAACCTTTTCTGGAATAGTGCTTATCATTCATTATTACTTGCTATCTTTTCTGTCTTGAGTTTAATCATTTACTTAGCAATCTCACTCGTACTCGCTTCCCAAATAAAAGGGGCCGATGTATTCAGAAAAATATATTTAATTCCAATGCTCTTGTCTTCAGTGGCGATCGCCCAGCTTTGGATGCGAATTTATCATCCTTCTAACGGTGTCATGAATCGTTTTTTAACCAGTATCGGTATAGAAAATCCACCCTTATGGTTATCAGATACAAGCCTTGTTCTTTTTGCTATTTTCGTCCCGATATTATGGCAATATGCTGGTTTTTACATCATTATCTATTATGCTGCATTACGGAATATACCTAATGAATTAGTCGAAGCTGCCCGCATTGACGGCGCTACACCTTTCCAGATTGCTTTTAAAATAAAGCTCCCTCTCATTTCTGGCGTTATTAAAGTGACCATTGTTCTCGCTGTTATCGGCTCATTAAAGTATTTTGATCTTATTTACGTGATGACAGACGGTGGACCGAATGGCGCAAGTGAAGTGATGGCTTCATACATGTATAAACTAGCTTTTCGAACAAACGACTTCGGTTATGGGAGTGCAATCGGCTTTTTCTTATTAATTCTTATCTTACTTGTGACTTACTTGATCAGGAAGCTTACCACTTCTCGTGAAGATAATGTCCAATACTAG
- a CDS encoding response regulator: MPVKTKHILIVDDEPRSRNGIKRTLEAWSDAFLAIHTAASAYEAFNVAEEEMIDLLITDIRMPEMSGLCLIEKLQEKKHSPECIVISAYSEFNYAHHALELGVFTYLLKPVQKQKLLEAVTKALKLRAEKTRLDHVEKVFDTKLADVNHVSDVLPTSVRQALAHIDQHYQSKIGIREVAKAVHLNPNYLSVLFKEHLGITFSDYVTRRRLQHAKHLLLSSNLPVAVIAEQAGYQTAKYFIKLFKDNEGITPSQYRKYCPGQAKERCDSSH; this comes from the coding sequence ATGCCAGTGAAGACTAAACATATTTTGATCGTTGACGATGAGCCTCGTTCACGTAACGGTATAAAACGCACACTCGAAGCATGGTCAGACGCTTTCCTAGCCATTCACACCGCGGCCAGTGCTTATGAGGCGTTTAACGTTGCTGAGGAAGAAATGATCGACTTGCTCATAACAGATATACGAATGCCTGAGATGTCTGGATTATGTTTGATAGAAAAGCTTCAAGAAAAAAAGCACTCTCCTGAATGTATTGTCATCTCAGCTTACTCTGAGTTTAATTATGCTCATCATGCCTTAGAGTTAGGGGTATTCACATACTTGCTCAAGCCTGTTCAAAAACAGAAACTACTCGAAGCTGTCACGAAAGCTTTAAAACTGAGAGCTGAAAAAACGCGTCTTGATCATGTGGAAAAAGTATTTGATACTAAACTTGCTGATGTTAACCATGTCTCTGATGTTTTACCAACATCAGTACGTCAAGCACTTGCTCACATTGACCAGCATTATCAAAGTAAAATAGGGATTAGAGAAGTGGCCAAAGCTGTTCACTTAAATCCTAATTATTTAAGTGTGCTCTTTAAAGAGCATCTTGGCATCACCTTTAGTGACTATGTAACACGCCGTAGACTCCAACACGCTAAACACCTACTTTTATCTAGTAATCTTCCTGTAGCAGTTATTGCAGAACAAGCAGGCTACCAGACAGCTAAATATTTCATTAAACTATTTAAGGACAATGAAGGTATCACACCCAGTCAATATCGAAAATATTGTCCCGGTCAAGCTAAAGAGAGATGTGATAGCTCCCATTGA
- a CDS encoding xylan 1,4-beta-xylosidase — translation MEKITISRENAIPFNKHWKKCIGTGRLGLALQKEYVDHLERLQQDIAFDYIRGHGLFHEDIGIYKEIDVDGTLTPFYNFTYIDRIFDTFLQNNLRPFVELGFMPKKLASGTQTIFYWEGNVTPPADEKKWEKLIYHTVTHFVERYGIEEVLQWPFEVWNEPNLSNFWENADKQAYFQLYKITANTIKSIHPDINVGGPAICGGSDEWITDFLHFCHKEQVPVDFISRHVYTSKPPKKKTPDYYYQDLAEPNDMLSQLTSVKKLIHDTPYPDLPFHITEYNTSYSPINPIHDTNYNAAYLGKILSHAGDIVSSFSYWTFSDVFEEFDIPRAPFHGGFGLMALHSIRKPTYHLFSFFNKLGDSCLYKDDTMIVTKHQDNTISIVAWNLIHAKGEGHDKTMTLSIPFPSDDVFLYREITNEDHANPWGVWKQMGRPRFPSKEQITLLKSCDSPFVQTDKLMTENKILTYQLTMSKNEVTFLHFSHIIDESNTYIGLDDNLLTSY, via the coding sequence ATGGAGAAAATAACGATCTCTAGAGAAAACGCTATCCCCTTTAATAAACATTGGAAAAAATGTATTGGTACCGGTCGACTAGGCTTAGCCTTACAAAAGGAGTACGTTGATCACCTTGAACGTCTACAACAAGATATCGCATTTGACTATATTAGAGGACATGGACTCTTTCATGAAGACATCGGCATTTATAAAGAAATAGACGTAGATGGCACTCTTACTCCATTTTACAACTTCACATATATTGATAGAATATTCGATACCTTTCTTCAAAATAACTTGCGGCCATTTGTGGAGTTGGGCTTTATGCCTAAAAAACTTGCTTCCGGTACCCAAACTATCTTTTATTGGGAAGGCAATGTAACCCCTCCGGCTGATGAAAAGAAATGGGAAAAGCTCATTTATCATACAGTAACTCATTTTGTAGAAAGATACGGGATTGAAGAAGTTTTACAGTGGCCGTTTGAAGTATGGAATGAACCTAACCTGTCTAACTTTTGGGAGAATGCTGATAAGCAAGCCTATTTTCAACTTTACAAAATCACAGCAAATACAATTAAATCTATTCATCCTGATATAAATGTTGGGGGCCCGGCTATTTGTGGTGGCAGTGATGAATGGATAACTGATTTTCTTCATTTTTGCCACAAAGAACAAGTACCTGTTGATTTTATTAGTCGACATGTCTATACCTCTAAGCCTCCAAAGAAAAAAACACCTGACTATTATTATCAAGACTTGGCCGAACCTAACGACATGCTTTCTCAACTTACTAGCGTTAAAAAATTAATACATGACACACCTTATCCTGACCTTCCATTTCATATTACCGAATACAATACGTCTTATAGCCCAATCAACCCTATTCATGATACGAATTATAATGCTGCGTACCTAGGCAAAATCTTAAGTCATGCCGGAGACATTGTATCTTCTTTTTCCTATTGGACATTTAGTGACGTTTTTGAAGAGTTTGATATTCCACGTGCCCCTTTCCATGGAGGCTTCGGGTTAATGGCACTACATTCTATTCGCAAACCAACCTATCACTTATTTTCATTTTTTAATAAACTAGGTGACTCGTGTCTTTATAAAGACGATACAATGATCGTCACTAAGCATCAAGATAATACCATTTCCATTGTGGCTTGGAATTTAATTCATGCCAAAGGTGAAGGTCATGACAAAACAATGACGCTCTCTATTCCATTTCCTTCTGATGACGTCTTTTTGTACAGAGAGATCACTAACGAAGATCATGCAAATCCTTGGGGTGTTTGGAAACAGATGGGGAGACCACGATTTCCATCAAAAGAACAAATAACCCTATTAAAATCTTGTGACTCTCCTTTCGTTCAAACAGATAAACTGATGACAGAAAACAAGATTCTAACTTATCAATTGACGATGTCAAAAAATGAAGTTACTTTCCTACACTTTTCACACATAATAGATGAGAGCAACACCTACATCGGACTTGACGACAATCTGCTCACTTCTTATTAA
- a CDS encoding extracellular solute-binding protein has product MKKKSLTIMTSLLLASLVVLSACGSENDTTSGANTNNSGGTEENVTIEFMHLWPQGSSADHNRIVNQIIDEFETNHPHVTIELEVLENEQYKNKLQVISSSNQLPDVGMTWPAGFLEPYVNGELFAPLDTILDDGLRDEFVAGTVEAYEMNGNAYALPLELNIAPVFYNKAIFEENGVEVPETYEEFLDVIDTLVDNGVTPIALGNRDRWTGSLWYMYLADRIGGSDALNSAIDRSGEFTDERLIDAADKIQEMVAHDAFVAGYNGLSDQEAKSEFMNNNAAMYLIGSWDLPNFTTNEEVPQDFRENVGFFKFPEVEGGEGDINSWVGGAGVGLFVAENSDVKEEAKEFVSYFIQEWGKHSVEDAGVIPGTQVNTDEVDLPDLFIDVLDELNNASNITLFADVQMSAGVAETHLNMIQSLFGNDVNPEEFAEAHEQALSEED; this is encoded by the coding sequence ATGAAAAAGAAATCGCTTACAATTATGACGTCTCTATTACTTGCTTCTTTAGTCGTACTATCAGCGTGTGGATCGGAAAACGACACGACATCAGGTGCAAATACAAACAATTCCGGCGGTACAGAAGAAAATGTGACAATCGAATTTATGCATTTATGGCCTCAAGGAAGTTCTGCTGATCATAACCGTATTGTTAATCAAATTATTGATGAGTTTGAAACTAATCATCCTCATGTCACCATTGAGTTGGAAGTACTAGAAAACGAGCAATATAAAAATAAACTTCAAGTTATCTCATCCTCAAACCAACTGCCCGATGTTGGCATGACGTGGCCAGCAGGATTTTTAGAACCGTATGTGAATGGTGAATTATTCGCGCCTCTTGACACAATTCTTGATGACGGGTTAAGAGATGAGTTCGTTGCCGGGACTGTTGAAGCTTATGAGATGAATGGTAACGCTTACGCACTACCTTTAGAATTAAATATCGCGCCTGTTTTTTATAACAAAGCAATTTTTGAAGAGAATGGGGTAGAGGTTCCTGAAACTTATGAGGAGTTTTTAGACGTAATCGATACGCTCGTGGATAACGGTGTCACCCCTATAGCATTAGGAAATCGCGACCGGTGGACGGGATCGCTTTGGTATATGTATTTAGCAGATAGAATCGGAGGCTCTGATGCTTTAAACTCTGCCATTGACCGCAGTGGAGAATTTACTGATGAAAGACTAATAGATGCAGCTGATAAAATTCAAGAAATGGTTGCCCATGATGCTTTTGTAGCTGGCTATAATGGGCTATCTGATCAAGAAGCCAAATCTGAGTTTATGAATAACAATGCGGCTATGTATTTAATTGGCTCTTGGGATCTCCCAAACTTCACAACGAATGAAGAGGTGCCACAAGATTTTCGTGAGAATGTTGGCTTCTTTAAGTTTCCAGAAGTAGAAGGTGGAGAGGGTGACATCAATAGTTGGGTTGGTGGTGCTGGTGTAGGCCTTTTCGTGGCTGAAAACTCGGACGTAAAAGAAGAAGCAAAGGAATTTGTCAGCTACTTTATTCAAGAGTGGGGAAAACATTCAGTAGAAGATGCTGGCGTAATCCCTGGAACTCAAGTGAATACCGATGAAGTGGACCTGCCAGATTTATTCATCGACGTACTTGATGAATTAAATAACGCTTCTAATATTACGCTATTTGCCGACGTGCAAATGAGCGCTGGTGTGGCAGAAACACACCTTAATATGATTCAGTCACTATTTGGCAATGACGTGAACCCTGAGGAGTTTGCGGAAGCGCACGAACAGGCTCTCTCTGAAGAAGACTAA
- a CDS encoding carbohydrate ABC transporter permease yields MKEKLSETSDLNVSSTKKLPPSPTVAQSSLKHKLSHSVLYLILIIVGVVQILPLVWLFLFSLKDNQEVFNLPPLALPSSPKWENYLNVWTEGNIGVYFLNSVIVTGSAVILTVLLASFVTFAITRMHWKLNKFVLGLFMVGLMIPVHSTLIPLFSFYLNIGLMDHPLAIILTYTAFNLPLTIMILLGFYYTLPRELEEAAIMDGCTVHRMFFQIILPMTAPVVATTAIINMIYNWNEFVFVNTFISSDKYKTLTVGIQNFIGQYSTDWGAIGATLVISILPILIAFVLLSNRIVEGITSGSVKG; encoded by the coding sequence ATGAAAGAGAAACTATCAGAAACTAGCGACTTAAATGTTTCTTCTACAAAGAAACTACCACCGTCTCCTACAGTCGCTCAGTCATCATTAAAACATAAGTTGTCACACAGCGTTCTCTATCTCATTCTCATCATCGTGGGCGTTGTTCAAATACTGCCTTTAGTATGGCTATTTCTTTTTTCTCTAAAGGACAACCAAGAAGTCTTCAACTTACCTCCCCTGGCATTGCCGAGCAGCCCTAAATGGGAGAATTACTTAAACGTATGGACAGAAGGAAATATTGGTGTTTATTTTTTAAATAGTGTTATTGTAACTGGATCTGCCGTTATATTAACAGTACTGTTAGCCAGTTTTGTGACATTTGCCATTACACGGATGCATTGGAAATTAAACAAATTCGTTCTCGGACTCTTTATGGTCGGACTGATGATTCCTGTCCATTCAACGCTTATTCCGCTCTTTAGTTTTTATTTAAATATCGGGTTAATGGATCATCCCTTAGCGATTATTTTAACTTACACAGCTTTCAATTTACCATTAACCATCATGATCTTACTTGGGTTTTACTATACCCTGCCTAGAGAGTTAGAAGAGGCAGCTATCATGGACGGCTGTACAGTGCACCGCATGTTTTTTCAAATTATCCTTCCCATGACAGCACCAGTGGTCGCAACGACAGCGATTATTAATATGATTTATAACTGGAATGAATTTGTCTTTGTCAATACGTTTATAAGCTCTGACAAATATAAGACACTTACAGTAGGTATCCAAAACTTTATAGGGCAGTACTCAACTGATTGGGGCGCAATTGGCGCCACCCTTGTGATTAGTATATTACCGATTTTAATTGCCTTTGTTCTATTAAGTAACCGAATTGTTGAAGGAATAACGTCAGGCTCTGTCAAAGGATAA
- a CDS encoding sensor histidine kinase, whose translation MTIILLLVGIITFNLVIDILKNNAESQIEHTANETLARIDSQFEAIDMITSQIATNPSVQQLLVDQSNRQFTAFEERQSMNHIINSYLAYTNGIVSFELYFTDYRRLFPLNEQPLYERLDSAKIQLAEDEKGKMVWGGADPQDEEAFVTIKLINLLDDNFSHGGYLLTKIDTHFFEFRSEYAQIDMETDYGLLVDNNEKLITTNLPEGLMSEVELNTNSQVVTLQGNDYVRVRVFSDTTGWSFIMLKPVNTLVTGLSGIGTAIFIAGTIGFILFSIVSYFLSTFLTKPIHRLTQAMRFGKLGALKESPPIISTNEMIELNNTYNQMVETTNYLINVVYEKELTRHRAELKALQAQINPHFLFNTLEALYWTLEEKDEEASTMILTMAQLFRYTISDIQREDWVTIEEEIDHIQRYLDIMKLRFTDRLTWGIYIDRSLLSSMIPKLLIQPLVENAIVHGIGNQVVPGKVTVSVTDQNSDVKIRVHDDGSGMDTVILEKLKHSMKVNFPITSEGTGLAIGNISKRLKLTYPDDATTCMTIESELNKGTTVTIIIPKKGGNASED comes from the coding sequence ATGACAATCATTCTTTTACTCGTTGGTATAATCACGTTCAATCTGGTCATAGATATTTTAAAAAACAATGCTGAAAGTCAAATCGAACATACTGCTAACGAGACACTAGCAAGAATCGATTCGCAATTTGAGGCCATTGATATGATAACAAGTCAGATCGCGACTAATCCTTCCGTTCAGCAATTACTCGTTGATCAGTCTAATAGGCAATTTACCGCTTTCGAAGAACGACAATCAATGAATCATATTATTAACAGCTATCTGGCGTATACAAATGGGATCGTCTCCTTTGAATTATACTTTACTGATTACCGACGACTTTTTCCTTTAAATGAACAGCCATTATATGAAAGGCTAGACTCAGCTAAAATTCAGTTGGCAGAGGATGAGAAAGGTAAAATGGTATGGGGTGGAGCAGATCCACAAGATGAGGAAGCTTTTGTAACGATTAAGCTAATTAACCTTCTAGATGATAACTTCTCTCACGGCGGCTATTTATTAACTAAGATTGACACTCATTTCTTTGAATTTAGAAGTGAGTATGCGCAGATCGATATGGAGACAGATTATGGACTATTAGTTGACAACAATGAAAAGCTAATTACAACAAACCTTCCGGAAGGCTTAATGTCAGAAGTAGAGTTAAATACGAATTCCCAAGTCGTCACTTTACAAGGAAACGATTATGTTAGAGTTCGTGTTTTTTCTGATACTACAGGCTGGTCATTCATTATGCTTAAGCCTGTTAATACGCTAGTAACTGGTCTGTCTGGTATTGGAACCGCTATTTTCATAGCTGGGACCATCGGTTTCATCTTGTTTAGCATCGTCTCCTATTTTCTATCAACATTCTTAACTAAACCGATTCATCGTTTAACACAAGCGATGCGCTTTGGAAAACTTGGTGCCCTAAAAGAAAGTCCGCCAATTATTTCTACGAACGAGATGATTGAGCTCAATAATACGTATAATCAGATGGTCGAAACGACGAACTATTTAATTAATGTCGTTTATGAAAAAGAACTGACACGCCATCGTGCTGAATTAAAAGCGCTTCAAGCACAAATTAACCCTCACTTTTTATTCAATACTTTGGAAGCGCTTTATTGGACATTGGAAGAGAAAGATGAAGAGGCTTCAACTATGATTCTAACAATGGCACAGCTCTTTAGATACACGATTAGTGATATTCAACGTGAAGACTGGGTGACGATCGAGGAGGAAATCGATCATATTCAACGTTATTTAGATATAATGAAGTTACGTTTTACCGATCGTCTCACATGGGGCATTTATATTGATCGCAGCCTTTTGTCATCTATGATACCTAAATTATTAATTCAGCCATTAGTGGAGAATGCCATCGTTCACGGTATAGGTAATCAGGTCGTTCCTGGGAAAGTCACCGTATCAGTAACCGATCAAAATAGTGATGTAAAGATAAGGGTCCATGACGATGGCAGCGGTATGGATACTGTCATATTAGAAAAATTAAAGCATTCTATGAAAGTAAACTTTCCAATAACTTCTGAAGGAACTGGCTTGGCTATTGGCAATATATCGAAGCGATTGAAGCTCACATACCCTGATGATGCAACCACCTGTATGACTATAGAAAGTGAGCTCAATAAAGGAACAACTGTCACGATCATCATCCCTAAAAAAGGAGGTAATGCCAGTGAAGACTAA
- a CDS encoding DUF624 domain-containing protein, with translation MINRGVLKVTYEIMVFITRMAYLNILWLLFTLVGGILAGLAPATAAIFSVMHLWIQGKEPSIFKTFWLSYKQYFLKANLLLIPLFIISNLLYIDFKYLTVIDGTFYYVMLFTFINASLLFFILSIYLFPTLILFNQPIIKTYKTALFIGLAKPLHTLALAIVLYSILRIVLLIPGLIPLFPVALFSYTSMAIALLAYKKVINHEQQSVN, from the coding sequence ATGATTAATAGAGGGGTGTTAAAAGTCACCTATGAGATAATGGTGTTCATTACACGTATGGCTTACCTTAATATCCTGTGGCTTTTATTTACATTGGTTGGAGGGATTTTGGCAGGACTAGCTCCAGCGACAGCCGCCATTTTCTCTGTGATGCATCTATGGATTCAAGGTAAAGAGCCCTCCATCTTCAAAACGTTTTGGCTTAGTTACAAACAGTACTTTTTAAAAGCTAACCTGCTTTTGATTCCTTTATTCATCATTAGTAATCTGCTGTACATAGATTTTAAATACTTAACAGTTATAGACGGTACATTTTATTATGTCATGCTCTTTACGTTTATCAACGCTTCGCTACTATTTTTCATTCTTTCAATCTACCTTTTTCCCACTCTTATTCTTTTCAACCAACCTATTATCAAAACTTATAAAACAGCGTTGTTTATTGGGCTAGCTAAACCGTTACATACATTAGCCTTAGCTATTGTTTTGTACAGCATTTTAAGAATTGTCCTTTTAATTCCAGGCCTTATCCCCCTTTTCCCTGTAGCATTGTTTTCATACACATCAATGGCTATAGCTCTTCTAGCTTACAAAAAAGTCATTAACCATGAGCAACAATCTGTTAATTAA